Below is a window of Elusimicrobiota bacterium DNA.
GCTAACTCGTCATCCGTACGGAATATCTTTACTATTATAACTGTAATATTATCTTCACCCCCGCGCTTATTTGCTAGTTCAACTAAACTACTGACTGAATTATCAAGAGCACCACCCCCTGAGGATTTCAGGCTCGCCAAAATCTCATGGTCTTCAACCTTACTGTATAATCCATCGGAACATATTACATAAGTATCACCTGAATTAACCCGGGTGATCAAGTAATCAAGCGCCACTTTGCTGGTAACGCCTACTACGCGGTTAACAACATTTCTTGAGGACATCTTCTGCGCTTTCTGCTGGTCAATCTCACCTGACCTCACCAAATCACTTACCCATGAATGATCAACTGTCAATTGCTCAATATTGTTCTCACGTACACGATATATCCTGCTATCCCCTACATTAACTATACACGCCAACCCGTCAATATACTTAAATAATGCAAGCGTACTCCCCATCCCGTGAAGTTCCGCACGTTTTTTCCCGAGTTTATAAATCAATGCATTTGATACCGTCACAGCTTTGAGGATACCGTCAATACATCCGGGAGGAGAGTTGCGTTTAGAGTTTTTCCCAGATTTCAACGAATCATCTGTTTCGTATATATACAGATATTTAACCATTGCACGCGTGATAATACTTCCAACCACATCCCCGCCATTAGCGCCACCCATCCCGTCGCATACGAAAAACATTCCACGTTCAGGATCAACCAAATAATAATCCTGGTTCGTTTGCCGGGCCATACCTTTATGGCTAAATACTGAATGAATAATC
It encodes the following:
- a CDS encoding protein phosphatase 2C domain-containing protein, which codes for MAKIIHSVFSHKGMARQTNQDYYLVDPERGMFFVCDGMGGANGGDVVGSIITRAMVKYLYIYETDDSLKSGKNSKRNSPPGCIDGILKAVTVSNALIYKLGKKRAELHGMGSTLALFKYIDGLACIVNVGDSRIYRVRENNIEQLTVDHSWVSDLVRSGEIDQQKAQKMSSRNVVNRVVGVTSKVALDYLITRVNSGDTYVICSDGLYSKVEDHEILASLKSSGGGALDNSVSSLVELANKRGGEDNITVIIVKIFRTDDELASYAEDVLTKDIKSVPSDVLVDDELVDSLVKRIMRVLEKEKVVALRSINMFMLLAVFLVI